In Scophthalmus maximus strain ysfricsl-2021 chromosome 5, ASM2237912v1, whole genome shotgun sequence, a single window of DNA contains:
- the LOC118311254 gene encoding junctophilin-1: MTGGRFDFDDGGTYCGGWEEGKAHGHGVCTGPKGQGEYSGSWSNGFEVVGVYTWPSGNVFQGYWAQGKRHGLGVETKGRWIYRGEWTHGFKGRYGVRQSLNTPARYEGTWSNGLQDGYGVETYGDGGTYQGQWTGGMRHGYGVRQSVPYGMASVIRSPLRTSLASLRSEQSNGTVLRDSLSDSPAGTRGGFVLNFHSDGEGSEKKKSLFRRGSLFGSLQRLRKSDSRSSISSKRSSAHSDTTMSRISSSDANSTISFGDGEPGDDYLTLEDNVDATTTESYMGEWKNDKRSGFGVSERSNGMKYEGEWLNNKRHGYGCTIFPNGTKEEGKYKNNVLARGIRKQLIPLKNTKTKQKVDRAIEGAVRAAAIARTKVEIAISRTSHARTKAEAADQAAQSASQDSDIARAVARELSPSFHQPGPDYIRQKYNEPVEVKEVPVEEKKEKSPSGSPHFYRKGTTPNHSPSQSPGPSPAPSPTAVKKSFFSSKTPATLFPAKPAGKENQTPAAESLTAGITKAASKLSLRQEVRQHEAPPLVKPAVTTATSLYPSNGQIHSQYHGYYVKADVKSPPPDEPLGVEDDFHPSSLARLPPPAKPILMPALKSLPAQSPSPTPPKESTKAPEPPKPKRSESTKPKSLAETKKASMEIAPEVVEEESGPNSILVALVMLLNVGLAIIFVHFLT, encoded by the exons ATGACGGGCGGCCGGTTCGACTTTGACGATGGCGGCACCTACTGCGGAGGCTGGGAGGAGGGCAAAGCCCACGGCCACGGAGTGTGCACGGGGCCCAAGGGCCAGGGCGAGTACTCGGGCTCCTGGTCCAACGGCTTCGAGGTGGTGGGCGTGTACACCTGGCCCAGCGGGAACGTGTTCCAGGGCTACTGGGCGCAGGGCAAGCGCCACGGACTCGGCGTGGAGACCAAAGGCAGGTGGATCTACCGGGGGGAGTGGACCCACGGCTTCAAGGGCCGCTACGGCGTCCGGCAGAGCCTGAACACACCGGCCAGGTACGAGGGCACCTGGAGCAACGGGCTGCAGGACGGCTACGGCGTGGAGACGTACGGGGATGGAG GTACGTATCAGGGTCAATGGACCGGTGGGATGCGTCATGGCTATGGTGTACGTCAAAGTGTCCCATACGGTATGGCCTCCGTCATCCGCTCGCCTCTACGAACCTCGCTGGCGTCCCTCCGCAGTGAGCAGAGTAATGGCACAGTACTGCGTGACAGCTTGTCCGACAGCCCTGCTGGCACACGTGGAGGCTTCGTGCTCAACTTCCACTCCGATGGCGAGGGTtccgagaagaagaagagtcttTTCCGCCGCGGTTCCCTCTTCGGCAGCCTTCAGCGACTGCGCAAATCAGACTCGCGTTCGTCGATTTCCAGTAAGCGCAGCTCGGCACACAGTGACACCACCATGAGCCGCATCAGTTCAAGCGACGCCAACTCCACCATCAGCTTTGGAGACGGAGAGCCCGGTGATGACTACCTGACGCTGGAGGACAATGTGGACGCCACCACTACCGAGTCCTACATGGGCGAGTGGAAGAATGACAAGCGCAGCGGCTTTGGTGTCTCTGAGCGCTCCAACGGCATGAAGTATGAAGGTGAGTGGTTGAACAATAAGCGCCATGGCTATGGCTGCACCATCTTTCCTAATGGCACCAAGGAAGAAGGGAAGTACAAGAACAACGTGCTGGCCAGGGGCATAAGGAAGCAGCTGATCCCGCTGAAGAACACCAAGACCAAACAGAAGGTGGATCGAGCTATCGAGGGAGCCGTGAGAGCAGCAGCCATTGCCAGAACCAAAGTCGAGATCGCCATCTCCAG AACGTCCCATGCTCGGACCAAAGCCGAGGCTGCGGACCAGGCTGCTCAGTCAGCCAGTCAAGATTCAGATATCGCCAGAGCCGTGGCCAGAGAGCTCTCCCCGAGCTTCCACCAGCCAG GCCCTGACTACATACGTCAGAAGTACAATGAGccagtggaggtgaaggaggttcctgtggaggagaagaaggaaaaatctCCATCAGGGAGCCCTCATTTCTACCGGAAAGGAACAACACCCAACCATTCTCCATCTCAGAGCCCAGGTCCCAGTCCTGCTCCTTCACCCACTGCTGTTAAGAAGAGCTTTTTCAGCAGTAAAACTCCAGCCACCCTTTTTCCTGCCAAGCCTGCTGGGAAAGAGAACCAAACCCCAGCAGCAGAGTCTTTGACTGCAG GCATAACAAAGGCAGCATCAAAACTTTCtctcagacaggaagtgaggcaaCATGAGGCTCCTCCATTGGTCAAACCAGCTGTCACCACAGCCACCAGCCTTTACCCCAGCAATGGGCAGATTCACTCCCAGTACCACGGTTACTATGTCAAGGCTGATGTAAAGAGTCCGCCTCCCGATGAGCCACTTGGTGTAGAGGACGACTTTCACCCATCCAGCCTGGCAAGGTTGCCGCCACCTGCCAAACCGATACTGATGCCAGCACTGAAATCCCTGCCAGCCCAGAGTCCTTCACCAACACCCCCTAAAGAGAGCACCAAGGCACCGGAGCCCCCCAAGCCAAAAAGATCAGAATCAACCAAACCAAAGAGCCTCGCAGAAACCAAGAAAGCCAGCATGGAAATAGCTCCTGAAGTCGTAGAGGAGGAGTCG